One Methylosinus sp. C49 DNA segment encodes these proteins:
- a CDS encoding pirin family protein, which yields MIELRPFDSLGGADHGWLDAKHHFSFAGYHDPERMHWGNLRVWNDDTIAPHSGFPTHPHRDMEIVTYVREGAITHQDSLGNKGRTTAGDVQVMSAGSGIAHSEYNLENETTRIFQIWILPTTRGGAPGWGSRPFPKGERSGRFVTLASGFDKDGDALPIRTDARVLGATLEAGATAEYTLGRERKAYLVPASGAVQIDDLRVNARDGAAISDVEILRVTALEDSEIVLVDAA from the coding sequence ATGATCGAACTCAGACCTTTCGACAGCCTCGGCGGCGCCGATCACGGCTGGCTCGACGCCAAGCATCATTTCTCATTCGCCGGCTATCACGATCCCGAGCGGATGCATTGGGGCAATCTGCGCGTCTGGAACGATGACACGATCGCGCCGCACTCCGGCTTTCCGACGCATCCGCATCGCGACATGGAGATCGTCACCTATGTCCGTGAGGGCGCGATCACGCATCAGGACAGTCTCGGCAACAAGGGCCGCACCACGGCCGGCGATGTGCAGGTGATGAGCGCGGGCTCAGGGATCGCCCATTCCGAATATAATCTCGAGAACGAGACGACCCGGATCTTTCAGATCTGGATCCTGCCGACGACGCGCGGCGGCGCGCCTGGCTGGGGATCGCGGCCCTTTCCCAAGGGCGAGCGCTCGGGCCGTTTCGTCACGCTCGCTTCCGGCTTCGACAAGGACGGCGACGCGCTGCCGATCCGCACCGATGCGCGCGTCCTCGGCGCGACGCTCGAGGCCGGCGCGACGGCGGAATATACGCTCGGCCGCGAGCGCAAAGCCTATCTCGTGCCGGCGAGCGGCGCCGTGCAGATCGATGATCTGCGCGTGAACGCCCGCGACGGCGCCGCCATCAGCGATGTCGAAATCCTACGCGTCACAGCGCTGGAGGACAGCGAGATCGTTCTCGTCGACGCCGCGTGA
- a CDS encoding DoxX family protein, with protein MTNVRNAEYAALLLRVTLGALFLAHGLLKIFVFTLPGTAKFFESLGYPSLLAYVVVAAEIGGGLALIFGILTRVVSLTLIPLMIGALIVHLPNGWLFSNANGGWEFPALWTALLIVQALLGPGAFAVRLPQAEGQARGTTAHG; from the coding sequence ATGACCAATGTTCGTAATGCGGAATACGCCGCTCTGCTGCTTCGTGTGACCCTCGGCGCGCTGTTTCTCGCGCATGGGCTGCTCAAAATTTTCGTGTTCACATTGCCGGGAACGGCGAAATTTTTCGAGTCGCTCGGCTATCCGTCGCTGCTCGCCTATGTGGTCGTGGCCGCGGAGATCGGCGGGGGCCTCGCATTGATCTTCGGCATTCTCACCCGCGTCGTGTCCCTCACGCTCATTCCTTTGATGATCGGCGCGCTGATCGTGCATCTGCCCAATGGCTGGCTGTTTTCCAACGCCAATGGCGGATGGGAGTTTCCGGCGCTGTGGACGGCGCTCCTGATCGTGCAGGCTCTGCTCGGCCCTGGCGCTTTCGCCGTCAGGCTCCCGCAGGCAGAAGGACAGGCGCGCGGGACCACGGCGCACGGCTGA
- a CDS encoding alginate export family protein, with translation MSNRWQENWSALADPGLRTEPGDELKFIPLSLSDPNFYLSFGATLRERFELANAPSFGVGKTNRNDSYLLQRIQLHADLHLSEDWRIFAQIEDARAFDKKNLGKADQNPPDLRLAFLEYGHAFPDGALKARIGRQEFAFDLQRFVSNRDGPNVRQAFDAAWLDFEVEPWRVLGFVSRPVQYYREQAFDDRSTRDVQFHTLRLERHVFGQNELSAYYSFYGNRSASYLDASGSERRHIFDIRFAGEKDGFDWDVEGMAQSGSVGAKSIRAWAAGARAGYRFSMLPLRPRIGIQADAASGDRRRGDGQIETFDPLFPNGYYFTLAGFTGYANLIYLKPSLTLAASDKVTVLAGVGLQWRETTADAIYVFPNIAVAGTAGSPGRWTGAYEQLRMDWAVTANLSAALECVHFAAGDTIRRAGGHDGNYLGAEVKFLW, from the coding sequence ATGTCCAATCGTTGGCAGGAGAATTGGTCGGCGCTCGCCGATCCCGGCCTCCGCACAGAGCCCGGAGACGAGCTCAAATTCATCCCGCTGTCGCTGAGCGATCCGAATTTCTATCTCTCCTTCGGCGCGACTCTGCGTGAGCGGTTCGAGCTCGCCAATGCGCCGTCCTTCGGCGTCGGCAAGACCAATCGGAACGACAGCTATCTGCTTCAGCGCATTCAGCTGCACGCCGATTTGCATTTGAGTGAGGACTGGCGGATCTTTGCGCAAATCGAGGATGCGCGCGCCTTCGACAAGAAAAATCTGGGAAAGGCCGATCAGAATCCCCCCGATCTTCGTTTGGCCTTTTTGGAATATGGCCATGCGTTCCCCGATGGCGCGCTGAAGGCGCGCATCGGTCGTCAGGAGTTCGCCTTCGATCTCCAGCGCTTCGTCTCGAATCGCGACGGTCCGAACGTCAGGCAGGCGTTCGACGCGGCGTGGCTCGATTTCGAGGTTGAGCCGTGGCGCGTTCTCGGCTTCGTGAGCCGCCCGGTTCAATATTATCGGGAACAGGCTTTCGACGATCGATCGACGAGAGATGTTCAATTCCATACGCTACGCCTGGAGCGGCATGTCTTCGGCCAGAATGAACTCTCCGCATATTATTCCTTTTACGGCAATAGAAGCGCCTCCTATCTGGACGCTTCGGGAAGCGAGCGTCGACATATTTTCGATATTCGCTTCGCTGGAGAAAAAGACGGATTCGATTGGGATGTCGAGGGAATGGCGCAGTCGGGAAGCGTCGGCGCCAAGAGCATTCGCGCATGGGCTGCCGGGGCGCGCGCAGGCTATCGCTTCTCGATGCTGCCGCTGAGGCCGCGCATCGGAATTCAAGCGGATGCAGCCTCAGGGGACCGGCGCAGGGGAGATGGACAGATCGAGACCTTCGATCCGCTGTTTCCCAATGGCTATTACTTCACGCTGGCGGGATTCACCGGCTATGCGAATCTCATTTACCTCAAACCGTCCCTCACTCTCGCGGCGAGCGACAAGGTGACTGTGCTCGCGGGCGTCGGCCTGCAATGGCGCGAAACCACAGCGGATGCGATCTATGTGTTTCCGAATATCGCCGTCGCCGGCACAGCCGGATCGCCGGGCCGCTGGACCGGCGCCTATGAGCAATTGCGCATGGATTGGGCTGTAACGGCAAATCTTTCCGCAGCGCTCGAATGCGTGCATTTTGCGGCAGGCGACACAATTCGTCGCGCTGGTGGACATGACGGCAATTATCTCGGCGCGGAAGTTAAATTTCTGTGGTGA
- a CDS encoding helix-turn-helix transcriptional regulator, giving the protein MDAAAKGASPKAGAIKDSLGCSLTELSKDQALDAGHMVFRRKAASGRHRAQVATPAQDRGVLIGISLADGHRRSLREGRAAHDCLFDHGDIYLRDFEENYKAEMDGSFDFFLIELMPEFWQDAEKVAGVSPDVGLARQLTKRDIILYHLANAVLPLLEDPELLDPILIEQMATTIGAHLLKRHGDRRSEATGFDRGLGSVMVRKAKEMLVSTDEEDGTSIAAIAEALNMSRSHFFRAFRESTGISPYQWLLKQRIDNAQRLLRTTNLPLSEIALHCGFSDQSHFTRIFSRDVGVTPKVWRQRVR; this is encoded by the coding sequence ATGGATGCAGCGGCAAAAGGCGCGAGCCCGAAAGCGGGCGCCATAAAGGACTCTCTGGGCTGCTCGCTGACCGAGCTGAGCAAGGATCAGGCTTTGGACGCGGGCCATATGGTTTTTCGCCGCAAGGCCGCCAGCGGGCGGCATCGTGCGCAAGTCGCCACGCCGGCGCAGGATCGCGGCGTTCTGATCGGTATTTCCCTGGCCGACGGACACCGGCGCAGCCTCCGAGAAGGCCGAGCCGCGCATGATTGTCTATTCGATCATGGCGACATCTATCTCCGAGACTTCGAAGAGAACTACAAAGCGGAGATGGATGGAAGTTTCGATTTCTTTCTCATCGAGTTGATGCCGGAGTTTTGGCAGGATGCAGAAAAAGTCGCGGGCGTTTCACCGGATGTCGGACTGGCCCGCCAGCTCACGAAGCGAGACATAATCTTATATCACCTCGCAAACGCCGTTCTTCCACTCCTCGAGGATCCAGAGCTCCTCGATCCGATCCTGATCGAGCAGATGGCGACTACGATCGGCGCGCATCTGTTGAAGCGTCATGGCGATCGGCGAAGCGAAGCGACGGGCTTCGATCGCGGACTGGGTTCCGTGATGGTTCGGAAGGCGAAGGAGATGCTCGTCTCCACCGACGAGGAGGATGGGACATCTATCGCCGCGATCGCTGAGGCCTTGAATATGTCTCGCAGCCACTTTTTCAGGGCTTTTCGCGAGTCGACGGGCATCAGCCCCTATCAATGGCTGCTGAAACAGCGGATCGACAATGCGCAGCGCTTGTTGCGCACGACGAACCTCCCCTTGTCGGAAATCGCGCTTCACTGCGGCTTTTCCGACCAAAGTCATTTCACGCGAATTTTCAGCCGGGATGTCGGAGTGACGCCGAAGGTTTGGCGGCAGCGCGTGCGATAG
- a CDS encoding DUF2282 domain-containing protein, whose product MDRRSFNLALVGSLATALTLVASAAPAEEEGKEKCFGVSLKGQNDCAAGPGTTCAGSSKIDYQGNAWKYVPRGTCASIKTPFGNGSLEALKRRT is encoded by the coding sequence ATGGATCGTCGTTCTTTCAATCTCGCGCTGGTGGGATCGCTCGCCACGGCGCTCACCCTCGTGGCTTCCGCCGCTCCCGCGGAGGAAGAGGGCAAGGAAAAATGCTTCGGAGTATCCCTCAAGGGTCAAAATGATTGCGCGGCTGGCCCGGGAACGACCTGCGCCGGGTCGTCCAAGATCGACTATCAAGGCAACGCCTGGAAATATGTTCCACGCGGCACCTGCGCCTCGATCAAGACGCCTTTCGGCAATGGCTCGCTGGAGGCGCTCAAGCGGCGCACCTGA
- a CDS encoding DUF692 domain-containing protein, which yields MDETVSTFSSRLPALAGVGFKPAHFDAILSSAPSVGFFEIHAENYMGDGGPPHRQLSRLRQDYPLSIHGVGLSIGSGEPIDRRHLERLRALCDRYRPESFSEHLAWSTHGGVFFNDLLPLPYTRETLERSIDKIDETQNVLGRQILLENPATYLSFAETELSEPELLAEIADRSGCGLLLDVENIYVTATNKGFDAADYLSRFAFAHVREIHLAGHFDTRGASGEPFALDAHCAPVAEAVWTLFSRALAQTGPVATLVEWDNETPEWPALAREAQRAQSILDSASRRAA from the coding sequence ATGGACGAAACCGTTTCGACCTTTTCGTCCCGTCTCCCCGCTCTCGCCGGGGTCGGCTTCAAGCCGGCGCATTTCGATGCGATTCTCTCCAGCGCGCCATCTGTAGGATTCTTCGAGATTCACGCGGAGAATTACATGGGCGATGGCGGTCCGCCGCATCGCCAGCTCTCGCGTCTTCGCCAGGATTATCCGCTTTCGATTCACGGCGTCGGACTTTCGATCGGCTCCGGCGAGCCGATCGATCGTCGGCATTTGGAGCGGTTGCGCGCGCTTTGCGACCGCTACCGTCCCGAGAGCTTTTCCGAGCATCTGGCCTGGTCGACGCATGGCGGCGTCTTCTTCAACGATCTCCTGCCGCTGCCCTACACGCGTGAGACGCTGGAGCGCTCGATCGACAAGATCGACGAGACCCAGAATGTTCTCGGACGGCAGATTTTGCTGGAAAATCCAGCGACCTATCTCTCATTCGCGGAAACCGAGCTGTCCGAGCCGGAGCTTCTCGCCGAAATCGCGGATCGCAGCGGCTGCGGACTGCTTCTCGACGTCGAGAACATCTATGTGACGGCGACGAACAAGGGCTTCGACGCGGCGGACTATTTGTCCAGATTCGCTTTCGCTCATGTGCGCGAAATTCATCTCGCCGGCCATTTCGACACGCGCGGCGCAAGTGGCGAGCCTTTTGCGCTCGACGCGCATTGCGCGCCTGTCGCCGAGGCCGTTTGGACGCTTTTCAGCCGAGCGCTGGCGCAGACAGGTCCTGTCGCAACCCTCGTCGAATGGGACAATGAAACGCCC